GATAGATTTGAGATTGAGCTTTTCAAGGTATCTAAATCTATACTTGCTACCTTCTTCACATTGCCAAGCTCATTACTTAACTCTGAAACAAATTCTGTACCTATTTCTGGATACTCTTCTCTTTCTGCCAGTGTGGCTTGACAAGATCCAGAAGTTCCACTGAGCTTATCTGAAGCCTTTGATCCTTCTAATCGCTCCATCTCTTGGACAACAAAATGCAGGAGGGTTGTCTTCCCGTCAGCTCCACGTATATCTGACAGTTTCAGCAGTGCATCAAGTCTGAAAGCACTTGCCCCTCCTCTTATAGTTCCAACATTCATTCTGTTTCCGGTCTTGAGTACTGCTTCAAGTAATCTTAAAAACAATTTGCTGGACCTGAGTTCACTGCAGGCACCCTAGTAAACAAAGAAATAGTTGTAGCTTCAATAGAATCTTTCTATCTTCTAAATTAATCGAATAGCTCTACTTACTTTAATCAGTGCAAAGGACATCCTGAGATGGGCAACTTCATCATCAAAAGTTTCCTTGTACAGCATTGCCTCGATTCTTGAAAATGACTTTGGTATTGTCAGTAGCACCTTGACAAAGTTCTCTGCTGGATCCAACATGTTGATGTCCCCATCATAATCAAGTAGTTTTTTCTCCTCGTCCTCGGATGGTTTCATCTTGACCAGCGCTTCTAGTTGTTGTGTGGACAGTCCAGTACCTGTGATTGTCAAGACAGGGCAGTAGGTTCATCTGGCCATCATTTACTCGGTAAGTTTAAATCCAAATGCAGCAAAATATACCTTTTGTTATAGAACTGCAGACTTGTTCAGTGCTAGCGTTTAAAGTCTTCAAGAGTATAGTAGTATTTTGAAGTTTGTGGTGCTCAATGACATGTTTGCTGGTAGATAGACTCTTGCTTTTGGGGTCCTCGTTTTTCGCTGGCCCTTGAAAGTTGTATGCAAACAATGACTTGATCATCTGTTCATCAAATCTGCATATGTATGCTGTTGTAAGATGTGATAATAGGAAATGAAATCACAATCTAGTAATGGGAATTGGGAATCATTTTTTGGCTTACTCAAACTCAAAGGAACTTGACTGAATGTCGTTCCACACCATTGAACGGTTTGGAGCTGCCCTTACTTTGCCCCAATGCAGAGGTTTCAACCTTGGAAGTGGTAACCCATCTTTGCCAACTTGTAACTGGATCCGtaatggaggtggcaatggaggCTGGCCAGAGTTCTACCCTTCAAGACTTGAAGTAGGTTTGATTGGCGGTGGAGGGGGTGGTGGTGTTTTCGGTGTACTTGTTGCTCCAGATACTTTGAACTTTGCTTCGTCAGCTGAATTCGGTATTGATTCCTTTGGATCCAAATTAATGTCTGTATTTGACACCCTGAATGCTGAGTTTGTTTCGGAGGGTGTGGTCTCAATAGCATAGGAAGTAGACTTATATCCTGACGATAGATGCCTGAGCTTTGCATTGACCTGGTCTACTTTTGGAGCTTCAGGATGTCCCATGGATCCTGAATTGGTGGTAGCTTTTGCAGTCTTTTGGTGGTTTATTACTTCAGTTTTCTCCTCATCTGGGTTTTCTGGAAGATGGCAAAAGGCGTTATGCACATGGGCGTGACCGGGAGCTGTGAAAGGTGGAGTCTTTGGGCAGAAGGGAGATCTACAATCTGGTGAGAGTGATTGATATGATGAACTAGAAGGTGAATCATCCCTATGTCGAGAAGATGGAGACGGATCTGCGATAGGTTTATCATAATTTTGCAGCAGC
This DNA window, taken from Miscanthus floridulus cultivar M001 chromosome 13, ASM1932011v1, whole genome shotgun sequence, encodes the following:
- the LOC136500874 gene encoding formin-like protein 9, translated to MVWNDIQSSSFEFEFDEQMIKSLFAYNFQGPAKNEDPKSKSLSTSKHVIEHHKLQNTTILLKTLNASTEQVCSSITKGTGLSTQQLEALVKMKPSEDEEKKLLDYDGDINMLDPAENFVKVLLTIPKSFSRIEAMLYKETFDDEVAHLRMSFALIKGACSELRSSKLFLRLLEAVLKTGNRMNVGTIRGGASAFRLDALLKLSDIRGADGKTTLLHFVVQEMERLEGSKASDKLSGTSGSCQATLAEREEYPEIGTEFVSELSNELGNVKKVASIDLDTLKSSISNLSHGLAQLRRLVGKELTCNDRNQNFLQCMRSFQTHAENTMQELKVDEAEVLQQVRELTEYYHGEVGKNESNLLHIFVIMRDFLGLLDMVYRDMRGSKHIQPLNIVLPLR